Proteins encoded within one genomic window of Bombus terrestris chromosome 11, iyBomTerr1.2, whole genome shotgun sequence:
- the LOC100647071 gene encoding G-protein-signaling modulator 2 has translation MSLSASAENLTSEGQNSERWNMCLELALEGERLCKAGDCKSGVAFFQAAIQAGTDDLRILSAIYSQLGNAYFYLGDYVKAMQYHKLDLTLARNMGDKLGEAKSSGNLGNTLKVMGKFDEAMICCKRHLEISREIGDKLSEGRALYNLGNVYHAKGKQAGRVGHQDPGEFSEDVRQCLQQAVHYYEENLELMKELEDSAAQGRACGNLGNTFYLLGDFQQAIYYHNERLKIAREFGDKAAERRANSNLGNSHIFLGEFEKAAQHYKRTLVLAQELGDREVEAQACYSLGNTYTLLRDYPTAIEYHLWHLEIAQQLKDRVGEGRACWSLGNAYAAMGNHEKALHYANLHLTISKELEDPMGQATAQMNVDDLQKILGLEKGQQENNKENIAQKLSTNTGSNVNISSPCRYRLRRQSMDNLDLIKLTPDAKLKEQAESQIDKSNNTTPQLTQKEEDSFFDLLSRFQSGRMDDQRCALNINRNPKFRTITPEVCESEDKDGEDLLELIAGMQSKRMDEQRVTLPYLPGLNSNQDSDDSFIEMLVRCQGSRLEDQRSPLPAASTVHDAEEEHNQRSNGTTQAGSTVPEEDLFALIQRLQAGRMEDQRASGPGKTC, from the exons ATGTCTCTGAGCGCGAGTGCGGAAAATTTAACATCAGAAGGGCAA AATAGTGAAAGGTGGAATATGTGCCTTGAATTGGCGCTTGAGGGTGAACGTCTGTGTAAGGCTGGAGATTGTAAATCTGGGGTAGCATTCTTTCAAGCTGCAATTCAAGCTGGTACAGATGACTTAAGGATCTTAAGTGCAATTTACAGCCAATTAGGAAATGCTTATTTTTACCTTGGAGACTATGTGAAAGCAATGCAATATCATAAATTGGATTTGACACTAGCACGTAACATGGGAGACAAATTAGGAGAAGCAAAGTCTAGTGGAAACTTGGGAAATACATTGAAAGTCATGGGAAAGTTTGATGAGGCTATGATTTGTTGCAAAAGACACTTAGAAATTTCAAGAGAAATTGGAGACAAG CTAAGCGAAGGAAGAGCGTTATACAATTTGGGGAATGTCTATCATGCTAAAGGTAAACAGGCGGGTAGAGTAGGTCATCAAGATCCTGGGGAATTTTCTGAGGATGTCAGACAATGTTTACAACAAGCTGTACACTATTATGA AGAAAACTTAGAATTGATGAAGGAATTGGAAGATTCTGCTGCTCAAGGTAGAGCTTGTGGAAATTTAGGAAATACATTTTATCTTCTTGGCGATTTTCAACAAGCAATTTATTATCACaatgaaagattaaaaattgCCAGAGAATTCGGTGATAAAGCTGCTGAGAGGAGGGCAAACAGTAATCTCGGAAATTCACATATATTTCTTGGTGAATTTGAGAAAGCTGCACAACattataa GAGGACTCTAGTCCTTGCACAAGAGTTAGGAGATAGAGAAGTAGAAGCGCAGGCATGCTATTCTCTAGGAAATACGTATACTCTATTGCGAGATTATCCAACTGCAATAGAATACCATTTGTGGCACCTTGAAATAGCACAACAGCTTAAAGATCGTGTAGGTGAAGGCCGTGCCTGCTGGTCTTTGGGAAATGCATATGCTGCAATGGGTAACCATGAAAAAGCACTACACTATGCCAATCTACATCTAACCATTTCCAAAGAATTGGAAGATCCAATGGGACAAGCTACTGCACAAATGAATGTCGATGATTTACAAAAGATTCTGGGTTTGGAAAAAGGGCAGCAagagaataataaagaaaatatcgcACAAAAACTATCGACCAATACTGGCTCAAATGTTAATATATCTTCACCATGTAGATATAGACTTAGACGACAAAGCATGGATAATCTCGATCTCATTAAG ctcACACCGGACGCAAAACTAAAAGAACAAGCTGAATCTCAAATAGATAAAAGTAATAACACGACACCACAACTTActcaaaaagaagaagatagttTCTTTGATCTTCTATCTCGTTTTCAATCTGGTAGAATGGACGATCAACGTTGTGCATTGAATATAAATCGCAATCCGAAGTTTAGAACGATAACACCTGAGGTGTGCGAGTCGGAAGATAA ggATGGAGAAGATTTACTAGAACTGATTGCTGGAATGCAAAGTAAAAGAATGGATGAGCAACGAGTGACGCTGCCTTACTTACCTGGCCTAAACAGTAATCAAGATTCCGACGATTCTTTTATCGAAATGTTGGTTAGGTGCCAG GGTTCGCGTTTAGAAGATCAGCGGAGCCCTTTACCAGCAGCATCAACGGTGCACGATGCTGAAGAGGAACACAACCAAAGATCTAATGGGACTACTCAAGCAGGGTCGACAGTGCCTGAGGAGGATCTTTTCGCTTTAATACAAAGACTTCAGGCCGGACGAATGGAAGATCAAAGAGCCTCTGGTCCTGGCAAAACCTGTTAA
- the LOC100646955 gene encoding A-kinase anchor protein 17A isoform X2 → MVFISLGLLCRKTISTWEVMEKIRALILPDEFASLKVAKSTLEFIRLEGDLQDRCRLQRVLARLDSQRLNLSGFPNVLKVRAAETKDDFPTRHSWNSYFRDAKHMNELKPGERPDTIHITGLPVKWFTEDGATMPSESLINKIFKKWGVLRRIDVPAADPYRSRMRLGTNINKFSYEDGIFFDAYIQYIEYMDFVRAMDALRGMKLLKKEEEKAFTASIKITFDKTKHMSDSSVAHREFERKRLIAQDTLAAERLRRKEEAEEKRREELKKKEEADAIAKENRRKKREEKRKRKAITIFRKKEEDKVSMKIAREGQKLIKAQRQLESIRLLDELFDRIKIKVENNEIKIDEFSNDTKREDKRSNKVDGTIEILSSEEDSKDEKKDKKVKKSKKKKSKKEKKKKKKRKKGSKDSENSASLSEESGAEEQTKKLKSVLNQNVTYPSSSTAPSTLEPLSYPTLYPRFPQPWYYDAPLPVIYPSLPRGISRGGRFPRGRGRGFSWRNAGNPHTLHTFNPHLYNEQYYKYFAHLVGQDYHPFDYRSSRSRSRKRSFSRSRSRSRSISRSRSRSRSRSRSKSRSRSKSRSRSRSRSRSKSRSKSRGKSRSKSRSRSKLRSGSRSRSRRQSRSRSRSKRRRGRSRSRSKSSNRMRSRSRRSRSKKKSRSKSHSNSRNNSKHPYRRRRERSVSKVKITRAKSRSTSPKRRSRSSTWSMPKSPGRRSCSWSKGAEAVSNKTDTVQSTNRMEQETANKQAPQTFHLENITSD, encoded by the exons ATGGTTTTCATCTCACTGGGTTTACTTTGTC GAAAGACAATATCAACATGGGAAGTAATGGAGAAGATTCGTGCCCTTATATTACCGGACGAGTTTGCATCTCTGAAAGTAGCCAAGAGTACACTGGAATTTATCAGATTGGAAGGAGATTTGCAAGACAGATGCAGACTACAGCGTGTGCTTGCAAGATTGGATTCCCAGCGTTTGAACTTGTCTGGATTCCCCAATGTGCTAAAAGTCCGTGCAGCAGAAACAAAGGATGATTTTCCAACGAGACATAGTTGGAATTCTTATTTCAGAGATGCTAAGCATATGAATGAACTAAAACCTGGAGAAAGGCCTGATACTATACACATAACAGGTTTGCCTGTTAAATGGTTCACTGAAGATGGTGCAACTATGCCTAGTGAATCCTTGATCAATAAGATCTTCAAGAAATGGGGAGTACTTAGAAGAATAGATGTACCTGCTGCTGATCCTTATAGGTCTAGAATGCGTCTTGGCACAAATATAAATAAGTTTAGTTATGAAGATGGCATATTTTTTGATgcatatattcaatatattgaatatatggATTTTGTTAGAGCTATGGATGCATTACGTGGTATGAAActtcttaaaaaagaagaagaaaaagcattTACAGCCTCTATTAAG attacttttgataaaacaaaacacATGAGCGATAGTTCTGTTGCACATagagaatttgaaagaaaacgTCTTATAGCCCAGGATACATTAGCAGCAGAACGACTTCGTAGGAAAGAAGAAGCTGAAGAAAAACGTCGAGAAGAACTAAA gaagaaagaagaagctgaTGCAATAGCTAAAGAAAATAGAcggaaaaaaagagaggagaaaCGAAAACGTAAAGCTATAACTATATTTCGAAAGAAGGAAGAGGATAAAGTGTCTATGAAGATTGCCAGAGAAggtcaaaaattaataaaagcacAAAGGCAACTTGAAAGCATTCGTTTGTTAGATGAATTATTTGATAGAATAAAG ATAAAAGTAGAAAACAATGAGATTAAAATAGACGAATTCTCAAACGATACAAAAAGGGAAGACAAGAGAAGTAATAAAGTGGATGGTACTATTGAAATATTGAGTTCAGAAGAAGATTCTAAGGAtgaaaagaaagataagaaagtaaaaaaatcaaagaagaaaaaatctaagaaagaaaaaaagaaaaaa aagaaacgaaagaagggTAGTAAGGATTCCGAAAATTCTGCAAGTCTAAGCGAAGAATCAGGCGCGGAAGAGcaaacaaaaaaattaaaaagtgttctgaatcaaaatgttacatatcCATCATCGTCAACAG CACCGTCGACTTTAGAACCTCTTTCTTATCCCACCCTCTATCCACGTTTCCCACAACCGTGGTATTATGATGCGCCTCTGCCTGTGATTTACCCCAGTTTACCCAGAGGTATATCCAGAGGTGGTCGTTTTCCACGAGGACGGGGTAGAGGATTTTCATGGCGTAATGCTGGAAATCCTCACACGTTGCATACATTTAATCCTCATCTGTATAACGAACAGTACTACAAATACTTTGCTCATTTAGTAGGGCAGGACTATCATCCTTTCGACTACAGAAGCTCACGGTCACGTAGTCGTAAAAGATCGTTCAGCAGATCTAGATCGAGATCAAGATCAATATCGAGATCGAGGTCTAGATCGAGGTCTAGATCGAGGTCAAAGTCACGGTCGAGATCAAAGTCACGGTCGAGGTCAAGATCGAGGTCTCGCTCGAAATCGAGATCTAAATCACGCGGCAAATCGAGGTCGAAATCACGTTCAAGATCGAAATTGAGGTCTGGATCGAGATCTCGTAGTAGAAGACAAAGCAGAAGTAGATCCCGTTCGAAAAGACGACGAGGAAGATCAAGATCAAGATCGAAATCCAGCAATAGAATGAGATCTCGATCGCGACGATCGAGATCTAAGAAGAAATCTCGTTCGAAGAGTCACTCTAATTCTCGAAACAACAGCAAACATCCTTATAGGCGCAGACGAGAAAGATCAGTATCGAAGGTGAAAATCACAAGAGCTAAATCTCGTAGTACGTCGCCTAAAAGAAGATCGCGTAGTAGTACCTGGTCCATGCCTAAATCTCCTGGCAGAAGAAGCTGTTCTTGGTCAAAAGGGGCAGAAGCTGTGAGCAATAAAACGGACACTGTTCAATCGACAAATAGAATGGAGCAAGAAACTGCAAATAAACAAGCGCCACAAACCTTTCATTTGGAGAATATAACTTCCGATTGA
- the LOC100646955 gene encoding A-kinase anchor protein 17A isoform X1 codes for MSDGKKVGENSSTEVVNQFRSCRDLSDIVPLYTQRALYLKPVAKINVSVNLPQLKVAGKTISTWEVMEKIRALILPDEFASLKVAKSTLEFIRLEGDLQDRCRLQRVLARLDSQRLNLSGFPNVLKVRAAETKDDFPTRHSWNSYFRDAKHMNELKPGERPDTIHITGLPVKWFTEDGATMPSESLINKIFKKWGVLRRIDVPAADPYRSRMRLGTNINKFSYEDGIFFDAYIQYIEYMDFVRAMDALRGMKLLKKEEEKAFTASIKITFDKTKHMSDSSVAHREFERKRLIAQDTLAAERLRRKEEAEEKRREELKKKEEADAIAKENRRKKREEKRKRKAITIFRKKEEDKVSMKIAREGQKLIKAQRQLESIRLLDELFDRIKIKVENNEIKIDEFSNDTKREDKRSNKVDGTIEILSSEEDSKDEKKDKKVKKSKKKKSKKEKKKKKKRKKGSKDSENSASLSEESGAEEQTKKLKSVLNQNVTYPSSSTAPSTLEPLSYPTLYPRFPQPWYYDAPLPVIYPSLPRGISRGGRFPRGRGRGFSWRNAGNPHTLHTFNPHLYNEQYYKYFAHLVGQDYHPFDYRSSRSRSRKRSFSRSRSRSRSISRSRSRSRSRSRSKSRSRSKSRSRSRSRSRSKSRSKSRGKSRSKSRSRSKLRSGSRSRSRRQSRSRSRSKRRRGRSRSRSKSSNRMRSRSRRSRSKKKSRSKSHSNSRNNSKHPYRRRRERSVSKVKITRAKSRSTSPKRRSRSSTWSMPKSPGRRSCSWSKGAEAVSNKTDTVQSTNRMEQETANKQAPQTFHLENITSD; via the exons atgagCGATGGTAAGAAAGTAGGTGAAAATTCCAGTACTGAGGTTGTTAACCAATTTCGAAGCTGTAGGGATCTTAGTGATATCGTGCCTCTGTATACGCAACGCGCGCTTTACTTAAAACCAGTCGCAAAGATAAATGTTTCTGTTAATCTTCCTCAACTAAAAGTAGCAG GAAAGACAATATCAACATGGGAAGTAATGGAGAAGATTCGTGCCCTTATATTACCGGACGAGTTTGCATCTCTGAAAGTAGCCAAGAGTACACTGGAATTTATCAGATTGGAAGGAGATTTGCAAGACAGATGCAGACTACAGCGTGTGCTTGCAAGATTGGATTCCCAGCGTTTGAACTTGTCTGGATTCCCCAATGTGCTAAAAGTCCGTGCAGCAGAAACAAAGGATGATTTTCCAACGAGACATAGTTGGAATTCTTATTTCAGAGATGCTAAGCATATGAATGAACTAAAACCTGGAGAAAGGCCTGATACTATACACATAACAGGTTTGCCTGTTAAATGGTTCACTGAAGATGGTGCAACTATGCCTAGTGAATCCTTGATCAATAAGATCTTCAAGAAATGGGGAGTACTTAGAAGAATAGATGTACCTGCTGCTGATCCTTATAGGTCTAGAATGCGTCTTGGCACAAATATAAATAAGTTTAGTTATGAAGATGGCATATTTTTTGATgcatatattcaatatattgaatatatggATTTTGTTAGAGCTATGGATGCATTACGTGGTATGAAActtcttaaaaaagaagaagaaaaagcattTACAGCCTCTATTAAG attacttttgataaaacaaaacacATGAGCGATAGTTCTGTTGCACATagagaatttgaaagaaaacgTCTTATAGCCCAGGATACATTAGCAGCAGAACGACTTCGTAGGAAAGAAGAAGCTGAAGAAAAACGTCGAGAAGAACTAAA gaagaaagaagaagctgaTGCAATAGCTAAAGAAAATAGAcggaaaaaaagagaggagaaaCGAAAACGTAAAGCTATAACTATATTTCGAAAGAAGGAAGAGGATAAAGTGTCTATGAAGATTGCCAGAGAAggtcaaaaattaataaaagcacAAAGGCAACTTGAAAGCATTCGTTTGTTAGATGAATTATTTGATAGAATAAAG ATAAAAGTAGAAAACAATGAGATTAAAATAGACGAATTCTCAAACGATACAAAAAGGGAAGACAAGAGAAGTAATAAAGTGGATGGTACTATTGAAATATTGAGTTCAGAAGAAGATTCTAAGGAtgaaaagaaagataagaaagtaaaaaaatcaaagaagaaaaaatctaagaaagaaaaaaagaaaaaa aagaaacgaaagaagggTAGTAAGGATTCCGAAAATTCTGCAAGTCTAAGCGAAGAATCAGGCGCGGAAGAGcaaacaaaaaaattaaaaagtgttctgaatcaaaatgttacatatcCATCATCGTCAACAG CACCGTCGACTTTAGAACCTCTTTCTTATCCCACCCTCTATCCACGTTTCCCACAACCGTGGTATTATGATGCGCCTCTGCCTGTGATTTACCCCAGTTTACCCAGAGGTATATCCAGAGGTGGTCGTTTTCCACGAGGACGGGGTAGAGGATTTTCATGGCGTAATGCTGGAAATCCTCACACGTTGCATACATTTAATCCTCATCTGTATAACGAACAGTACTACAAATACTTTGCTCATTTAGTAGGGCAGGACTATCATCCTTTCGACTACAGAAGCTCACGGTCACGTAGTCGTAAAAGATCGTTCAGCAGATCTAGATCGAGATCAAGATCAATATCGAGATCGAGGTCTAGATCGAGGTCTAGATCGAGGTCAAAGTCACGGTCGAGATCAAAGTCACGGTCGAGGTCAAGATCGAGGTCTCGCTCGAAATCGAGATCTAAATCACGCGGCAAATCGAGGTCGAAATCACGTTCAAGATCGAAATTGAGGTCTGGATCGAGATCTCGTAGTAGAAGACAAAGCAGAAGTAGATCCCGTTCGAAAAGACGACGAGGAAGATCAAGATCAAGATCGAAATCCAGCAATAGAATGAGATCTCGATCGCGACGATCGAGATCTAAGAAGAAATCTCGTTCGAAGAGTCACTCTAATTCTCGAAACAACAGCAAACATCCTTATAGGCGCAGACGAGAAAGATCAGTATCGAAGGTGAAAATCACAAGAGCTAAATCTCGTAGTACGTCGCCTAAAAGAAGATCGCGTAGTAGTACCTGGTCCATGCCTAAATCTCCTGGCAGAAGAAGCTGTTCTTGGTCAAAAGGGGCAGAAGCTGTGAGCAATAAAACGGACACTGTTCAATCGACAAATAGAATGGAGCAAGAAACTGCAAATAAACAAGCGCCACAAACCTTTCATTTGGAGAATATAACTTCCGATTGA
- the LOC100646955 gene encoding A-kinase anchor protein 17A isoform X3 — MEKIRALILPDEFASLKVAKSTLEFIRLEGDLQDRCRLQRVLARLDSQRLNLSGFPNVLKVRAAETKDDFPTRHSWNSYFRDAKHMNELKPGERPDTIHITGLPVKWFTEDGATMPSESLINKIFKKWGVLRRIDVPAADPYRSRMRLGTNINKFSYEDGIFFDAYIQYIEYMDFVRAMDALRGMKLLKKEEEKAFTASIKITFDKTKHMSDSSVAHREFERKRLIAQDTLAAERLRRKEEAEEKRREELKKKEEADAIAKENRRKKREEKRKRKAITIFRKKEEDKVSMKIAREGQKLIKAQRQLESIRLLDELFDRIKIKVENNEIKIDEFSNDTKREDKRSNKVDGTIEILSSEEDSKDEKKDKKVKKSKKKKSKKEKKKKKKRKKGSKDSENSASLSEESGAEEQTKKLKSVLNQNVTYPSSSTAPSTLEPLSYPTLYPRFPQPWYYDAPLPVIYPSLPRGISRGGRFPRGRGRGFSWRNAGNPHTLHTFNPHLYNEQYYKYFAHLVGQDYHPFDYRSSRSRSRKRSFSRSRSRSRSISRSRSRSRSRSRSKSRSRSKSRSRSRSRSRSKSRSKSRGKSRSKSRSRSKLRSGSRSRSRRQSRSRSRSKRRRGRSRSRSKSSNRMRSRSRRSRSKKKSRSKSHSNSRNNSKHPYRRRRERSVSKVKITRAKSRSTSPKRRSRSSTWSMPKSPGRRSCSWSKGAEAVSNKTDTVQSTNRMEQETANKQAPQTFHLENITSD, encoded by the exons ATGGAGAAGATTCGTGCCCTTATATTACCGGACGAGTTTGCATCTCTGAAAGTAGCCAAGAGTACACTGGAATTTATCAGATTGGAAGGAGATTTGCAAGACAGATGCAGACTACAGCGTGTGCTTGCAAGATTGGATTCCCAGCGTTTGAACTTGTCTGGATTCCCCAATGTGCTAAAAGTCCGTGCAGCAGAAACAAAGGATGATTTTCCAACGAGACATAGTTGGAATTCTTATTTCAGAGATGCTAAGCATATGAATGAACTAAAACCTGGAGAAAGGCCTGATACTATACACATAACAGGTTTGCCTGTTAAATGGTTCACTGAAGATGGTGCAACTATGCCTAGTGAATCCTTGATCAATAAGATCTTCAAGAAATGGGGAGTACTTAGAAGAATAGATGTACCTGCTGCTGATCCTTATAGGTCTAGAATGCGTCTTGGCACAAATATAAATAAGTTTAGTTATGAAGATGGCATATTTTTTGATgcatatattcaatatattgaatatatggATTTTGTTAGAGCTATGGATGCATTACGTGGTATGAAActtcttaaaaaagaagaagaaaaagcattTACAGCCTCTATTAAG attacttttgataaaacaaaacacATGAGCGATAGTTCTGTTGCACATagagaatttgaaagaaaacgTCTTATAGCCCAGGATACATTAGCAGCAGAACGACTTCGTAGGAAAGAAGAAGCTGAAGAAAAACGTCGAGAAGAACTAAA gaagaaagaagaagctgaTGCAATAGCTAAAGAAAATAGAcggaaaaaaagagaggagaaaCGAAAACGTAAAGCTATAACTATATTTCGAAAGAAGGAAGAGGATAAAGTGTCTATGAAGATTGCCAGAGAAggtcaaaaattaataaaagcacAAAGGCAACTTGAAAGCATTCGTTTGTTAGATGAATTATTTGATAGAATAAAG ATAAAAGTAGAAAACAATGAGATTAAAATAGACGAATTCTCAAACGATACAAAAAGGGAAGACAAGAGAAGTAATAAAGTGGATGGTACTATTGAAATATTGAGTTCAGAAGAAGATTCTAAGGAtgaaaagaaagataagaaagtaaaaaaatcaaagaagaaaaaatctaagaaagaaaaaaagaaaaaa aagaaacgaaagaagggTAGTAAGGATTCCGAAAATTCTGCAAGTCTAAGCGAAGAATCAGGCGCGGAAGAGcaaacaaaaaaattaaaaagtgttctgaatcaaaatgttacatatcCATCATCGTCAACAG CACCGTCGACTTTAGAACCTCTTTCTTATCCCACCCTCTATCCACGTTTCCCACAACCGTGGTATTATGATGCGCCTCTGCCTGTGATTTACCCCAGTTTACCCAGAGGTATATCCAGAGGTGGTCGTTTTCCACGAGGACGGGGTAGAGGATTTTCATGGCGTAATGCTGGAAATCCTCACACGTTGCATACATTTAATCCTCATCTGTATAACGAACAGTACTACAAATACTTTGCTCATTTAGTAGGGCAGGACTATCATCCTTTCGACTACAGAAGCTCACGGTCACGTAGTCGTAAAAGATCGTTCAGCAGATCTAGATCGAGATCAAGATCAATATCGAGATCGAGGTCTAGATCGAGGTCTAGATCGAGGTCAAAGTCACGGTCGAGATCAAAGTCACGGTCGAGGTCAAGATCGAGGTCTCGCTCGAAATCGAGATCTAAATCACGCGGCAAATCGAGGTCGAAATCACGTTCAAGATCGAAATTGAGGTCTGGATCGAGATCTCGTAGTAGAAGACAAAGCAGAAGTAGATCCCGTTCGAAAAGACGACGAGGAAGATCAAGATCAAGATCGAAATCCAGCAATAGAATGAGATCTCGATCGCGACGATCGAGATCTAAGAAGAAATCTCGTTCGAAGAGTCACTCTAATTCTCGAAACAACAGCAAACATCCTTATAGGCGCAGACGAGAAAGATCAGTATCGAAGGTGAAAATCACAAGAGCTAAATCTCGTAGTACGTCGCCTAAAAGAAGATCGCGTAGTAGTACCTGGTCCATGCCTAAATCTCCTGGCAGAAGAAGCTGTTCTTGGTCAAAAGGGGCAGAAGCTGTGAGCAATAAAACGGACACTGTTCAATCGACAAATAGAATGGAGCAAGAAACTGCAAATAAACAAGCGCCACAAACCTTTCATTTGGAGAATATAACTTCCGATTGA